In Gadus macrocephalus chromosome 11, ASM3116895v1, a single genomic region encodes these proteins:
- the arl15a gene encoding ADP-ribosylation factor-like protein 15a isoform X1 has product MSEHTQLALALCRIGFYTCFRALCCKGPPPPRPEYDVVCIGLTGAGKTSLLSRLCSEGSEGIVPTTGFSIKAVPFPNAILNVKELGGADNIKKYWSRYYQGSQGVVFVLDSASSDEDLEAARNELHSALQHPQLCTLPFLILANHQDKPAARTPNQVSQDPSSPARAAVLFRMDLDTH; this is encoded by the exons TGTTTCCGGGCACTGTGCTGTAAAGGACCCCCGCCACCGCGACCAGAGTACGATGTGGTCTGCATTGGGCTGACGGGAGCGGGGAAGACGAGCCTGCTCTCGCGCCTCTGTAGCGAGGGCAGCGAGGGCATCGTACCCACGACAG GTTTCAGCATCAAAGCAGTGCCATTCCCAAACGCCATCTTGAATGTGAAGGAACTCGGAG GTGCCGACAACATCAAGAAGTATTGGAGCCGGTACTACCAGGGCTCTCAAGGCGTGGTGTTCGTCCTGGACAGCGCCTCGTCGGACGAAGACCTGGAGGCCGCCCGCAACGAGCTCCACTCGGccctgcagcacccccagctcTGCACGCTCCCCTTCCTCATCCTCGCCAACCACCAGGACAAGCCTGCCGCGCGGACCCCAAACCAGGTAAGCCAAGACCCCTCCAGTCCCGCCCGTGCGGCCGTTTTGTTTAGAATGGATTTGGACACACACTGA
- the arl15a gene encoding ADP-ribosylation factor-like protein 15a isoform X2 yields the protein MDYLCFRALCCKGPPPPRPEYDVVCIGLTGAGKTSLLSRLCSEGSEGIVPTTGFSIKAVPFPNAILNVKELGGADNIKKYWSRYYQGSQGVVFVLDSASSDEDLEAARNELHSALQHPQLCTLPFLILANHQDKPAARTPNQVSQDPSSPARAAVLFRMDLDTH from the exons TGTTTCCGGGCACTGTGCTGTAAAGGACCCCCGCCACCGCGACCAGAGTACGATGTGGTCTGCATTGGGCTGACGGGAGCGGGGAAGACGAGCCTGCTCTCGCGCCTCTGTAGCGAGGGCAGCGAGGGCATCGTACCCACGACAG GTTTCAGCATCAAAGCAGTGCCATTCCCAAACGCCATCTTGAATGTGAAGGAACTCGGAG GTGCCGACAACATCAAGAAGTATTGGAGCCGGTACTACCAGGGCTCTCAAGGCGTGGTGTTCGTCCTGGACAGCGCCTCGTCGGACGAAGACCTGGAGGCCGCCCGCAACGAGCTCCACTCGGccctgcagcacccccagctcTGCACGCTCCCCTTCCTCATCCTCGCCAACCACCAGGACAAGCCTGCCGCGCGGACCCCAAACCAGGTAAGCCAAGACCCCTCCAGTCCCGCCCGTGCGGCCGTTTTGTTTAGAATGGATTTGGACACACACTGA